A region from the Ptychodera flava strain L36383 chromosome 12, AS_Pfla_20210202, whole genome shotgun sequence genome encodes:
- the LOC139145175 gene encoding anaphase-promoting complex subunit 7-like: MSLLEQVKLLHDAGLHSNVKMVANLVLSASEHSPDVLTMAQKYQIQVWYGDALYEGEEYRKAESVYKRALQMKKVLNKSRARGGQSTVTSEQDLPQEVDVKYRIHECHCHLKQLKEAVGVLESIPGKQKTPKVNMALAKLYQKAGLERSSITYFREVLKECPMALEAVLCLLSLGVKGAEVASLTMNNLPTLSNVESWLTSLVKGHAHAALKDYSKAITIFKTLESKSILRDSTELLHSLAEAYFMSGDLRNALQVFVRLHSLDADWMRGMDIYAYLLSEEKEVKELESLASLLMAISESKPEPWVAMGYYCAVTKKPTRAIYFAQKAFTIDSRNAQSVILKGSVLKECNKTSEAILHFREAIRIAPHRFEAHKGLVECLVAAHRLKEAATNATNACRTLGNTPRSLTLLSSVLAKESQVVDKAKCMLEKALSMDPSHLDAVYVMAEILGKEQKYDKAIELLRNQLRLQSTCRLHQMLGDYLAATNDHQEALDQYSIALSMDPTNRKAMEGLQKVEQATDGIEGSADDDLDGMEESAEEAEMEPSDTDVEWPDQEWFN; the protein is encoded by the exons ATGTCGCTCCTCGAACAAGTAAAACTGTTGCACGACGCTGGACTTCactcaaatgtcaaaatggtg GCCAATCTAGTTCTGTCTGCGAGTGAACACAGTCCAGATGTCTTGACCATggcccaaaaatatcaaatccaGGTTTGGTATGGTGATGCATTATATGAAGGAGAGGAGTACAGGAAGGCAGAG AGTGTCTACAAGAGAGCACTACAAATGAAAAAGGTGTTGAACAAGAGCAGGGCAAGAGGTGGACAGAGCACGGTCACATCAGAGCAAGATCTCCCTCAAGAAGTCGATGTCAAGTACAGAATTCATGAATGTCACTGCCATCTCAAGCAGTTGAAAGAAGCTGTCGGTGTG CTTGAGAGCATACCAGGCAAACAGAAAACTCCAAAGGTCAACATGGCTTTGGCAAAACTTTATCAGAAAGCTGGTCTTGAGAGATCATCCATCACCTACTTCAGGGAAGTCTTGAA GGAGTGTCCCATGGCTCTGGAAGCTGTACTGTGTTTGCTGTCACTTGGAGTCAAAGGCGCCGAAGTAGCTTCTCTGACAATGAACAACCTGCCAACTCTATCAAATGTTGAATCATG GCTGACATCgctggtcaaaggtcatgcacACGCTGCACTCAAGGACTACTCTAAGGCAATCACAATATTCAAGACATTGGAATCAAAG AGCATACTTCGAGACAGCACAGAATTACTTCACAGTCTTGCTGAGGCTTACTTTATGTCTGGTGACTTGAGAAATGCACTGCAAGTGTTTGTCAGA CTACATTCACTTGATGCTGACTGGATGCGCGGTATGGATATTTATGCGTATCTGCTGTCTGAAGAGAAAGAAGTCAAAGAACTCGAAAG cTTGGCATCATTACTCATGGCGATCTCAGAAAGTAAACCAGAGCCTTGGGTTGCCATGGGTTACTACTGTGCTGTTACTAAGAAACCAACAAGAGCGATATATTTTGCACAAAAG GCCTTCACGATTGACAGCCGCAACGCCCAGTCAGTAATCTTGAAAGGAAGTGTTCTGAAAGAATGCAACAAAACTTCAGAAGCCATCCTTCATTTCAGAGAAGCTATCAGAATAGCCCCACACAGATTTGAAGCACACAAAG GGTTGGTAGAATGTCTTGTGGCCGCACATCGTCTTAAGGAAGCAGCGACAAATGCCACCAATGCCTGTCGGACTCTTGGCAACACGCCAAGGTCACTGACTTTGCTGTCGTCGGTCTTAGCAAAAGAGTCACAAGTTGTAGATAAG GCTAAATGCATGCTGGAGAAGGCACTATCCATGGATCCATCCCACCTTGATGCAGTCTACGTCATGGCTGAAATCCTTGGAAAAGAACAGAAATATGACAAAGCCATAGAATT GTTGCGGAACCAGCTGCGATTACAGAGTACATGTCGGTTACATCAGATGTTGGGTGACTATTTAGCAGCAACGAATGACCACCAAGAGGCTTTGGATCAATACAGTATTGCACTCAG TATGGATCCAACAAACAGAAAAGCAATGGAAGGTCTACAGAAGGTTGAACAAGCTACAGACGGAATTGAAGGTAGTGCAGACGATGATTTGGATGGCATGGAAGAAAGTGCTGAGGAAGCAGAAATGGAACCTAGTGATACAGATGTGGAATGGCCTGACCAGGAG tggTTCAACTGA
- the LOC139145177 gene encoding peptidyl-tRNA hydrolase 2, mitochondrial-like: protein MALSDYLNFVTHVFKVLVLKLVRMSMITELPIPTVGLIAGVGCGIALGWLLRGKYGHRAVASAVVDNGIGTEVTSMGETGDSKLVLVVRTDLKMGKGKVAAQCSHAAVSAYKKLGRINRELLEDWEYNGQPKVVVKAPDEETLAALLQHARALQLVTAIIQDAGRTQIAPGSKTVLAVGPGPADLVDKVTGHLKLY from the exons aTGGCTCTATCGGACTATCTTAACTTTGTCACCCACGTTTTCAAGGTTTTGGTGTTAAAATTAGTCCGGATGAGTATGATAACTGAACTTCCGATACCGACGGTAGGGTTAATAGCTGGTGTTGGATGTGGCATTGCGCTAGGTTGGCTTCTCCGAGGCAAATATGGACACCGAGCTGTGGCTTCAGCGGTTGTCGATAACGGAATAGGAACCGAA GTGACCTCGATGGGCGAGACAGGAGACAGTAAACTAGTGCTTGTTGTGAGGACAGATCTCAAAATGGGGAAGGGAAAAGTTGCTGCTCAG TGTAGCCATGCTGCGGTGTCAGCGTATAAGAAACTCGGAAGGATAAACCGTGAATTACTTGAAGACTGGGAATACAATGGACAACCTAAAGTTGTTGTCAAAGCACCAGATGAAGAAACACT GGCAGCATTGTTGCAGCATGCAAGGGCCTTGCAGCTGGTGACAGCCATCATTCAGGACGCTGGAAGGACACAAATTGCTCCCGGATCCAAAACAGTACTAGCGGTGGGACCAG GACCGGCAGATCTTGTGGACAAAGTTACAGGTCATCTCAAGCTGTACTAA
- the LOC139146070 gene encoding mitochondrial ubiquitin ligase activator of NFKB 1-like produces MAYEAPTFNINADLKDVLRKTQDQSLPYVVIEGKVAAIGEALKSEYVAGMLGVIRTLILKKHRREWNKTTRLWYDTIRSNKDTTEVVPFSLEGVNASVLVNEPVKAKGLMLDTVYDNFSRLELPFNRSAKERITEYLTIEKLLPVGKALTGIGKLTLDKDDLQLGPPTGDGIYILSVLNKSQILKQMESKIQTLKILAFLFGTTTTVIAVACFWKWYKKYREMRLRRQQIEEIRRNRQRANSDSEPAEQAENPNGDELCIICLTNPREVVILNCGHICLCETCVEWLETRNCPICRQSIAGTNPVFHS; encoded by the exons ATGGCTTAC GAAGCCCCAACTTTTAACATAAATGCAGACTTGAAAGATGTCTTACGGAAAACACAAGATCAGAGTCTGCCTTATGTGGTTATTGAAGGAAAAGTTGCCGCCATTGGAGAGGCACTGAAAAGCGAATATGTTGCAGGAATGCTTGGAGTTATACGCACACTTATACTGAAAAAACACAGAAGAGAATGGAATAAAACCACAAGGCtatg gtATGACACTATCAGATCAAATAAAGACACAACAGAGGTTGTTCCATTTAGTCTGGAAGGAGTGAATGCCTCCGTTTTAGTCAATGAACCTGTTAAAGCTAAAGGACTGATGTTGGACACTGTTTATGACAACTTTTCACGATTAGAGTTGCCGTTCAATAGGTCAGCCAAAGAAAGAATAACAGAATATCTGACAATTGAGAAATTGTTACCAGTCGGAAAAGCATTAACTGGAATTGGGAAACTAACGCTGGATAAGGATGATCTTCAACTTGGACCACCGACTGGAGATGGAATTTACATCTTGAGTGTTTTGAATAAAAGTCAAATTCTGAAACAAATGGAATCTAAAATACAGACTTTGAAGATTTTGGCGTTCCTCTTTGGCACAACCACGACAGTCATTGCAGTGGCATGTTTCTGGAAGTGGTACAAGAAGTATCGAGAGATGAGGCTACGACGTCAGCAAATTGAAGAAATCAGACGGAACAGACAAAGGGCAAATTCTGATAGTGAGCCAGCTGAACAAGCTGAAAACCCGAATGGTGATGAGTTGTGTATTATCTGTCTTACCAACCCGAGGGAGGTCGTCATTTTAAATTGTGGTCACATCTGTCTATGTGAAACCTGTGTGGAATGGTTGGAGACCCGTAACTGCCCAATCTGCAGGCAAAGCATTGCTGGAACTAATCCAGTGTTTCATTCATAG